From a single Arachis hypogaea cultivar Tifrunner chromosome 3, arahy.Tifrunner.gnm2.J5K5, whole genome shotgun sequence genomic region:
- the LOC112788284 gene encoding protein TOC75, chloroplastic isoform X2 has protein sequence MNSSFAANHLITTPTLPPPCRTSSYLKCQLPSSSSSDHTKDHSNSTLIKTLSTTFALSSAASIVVFSTSPLRSLLPDASGHFSSGSGGNAGNGGNTGGGGGGGGGGWFGDDGSFWSRLFCLSPAIAADESPSPEWDSHGLPANIVVQLNKLSGFKKYKISDISFFDRSRRVRINAPDDSFFELVSLRPAGVYTKSQLQKEVKTLASCGMFEKVDMEGKTNPDGTISLTIAFTESTWQSAEKFRCINVGLMAQSKPIEMDPDMTDKERLEYHRFRERNYKRRMERARPCLLPMSVHREIADMLRSQGAVSARLLQRIRDHVQKWYHDEGYACAQVVNFGNLNTQEVVCEVVEGDITQLTIMFLDKLGNVVEGNTQIPVVQRELPRQLRPGYVFNIEAAKQALRNINSSLALFSKIEVNPKPDEKSEGGIIVEIKLKELDQKTAEVSTEWSIVPGRGGRPTLASLQPGGTVTFEHRNLQGLNRSVSGSVTTSNFFNPQDDLAFKLEYAHPYLDGVYDPRNRTLRVSCFNSRKQSPVFTGGPEVDEVPPIWVDRAGLKANITENFTRQSKFTYGLVMEEITTRDKSSHICASGQRVLPSGGIADGPPTTLSGTGIDRMAFLQANITRDNTKFVNGAIVGERNVFQAIEAVDWNFARVLIFGFENKCSA, from the exons ATGAACTCCTCCTTCGCCGCCAACCACCTCATCACCACCCCGACCCTCCCCCCTCCGTGCCGCACATCCTCTTACCTCAAATGCCAGCTCCCTTCTTCATCCTCCTCTGACCACACCAAAGATCACTCCAATTCCACTCTCATCAAAACCCTTTCCACCACCTTCGCTCTCTCCTCCGCTGCCTCCATCGTCGTTTTCTCCACCTCCCCTCTCCGCTCCCTCCTCCCTGATGCATCCGGACATTTCTCCTCCGGCAGTGGTGGTAATGCAGGAAATGGCGGCAACACTGGCGGCGGCGGCGGTGGAGGCGGAGGAGGCTGGTTTGGCGACGATGGATCCTTCTGGTCAAGACTCTTCTGTCTATCTCCGGCCATCGCCGCCGACGAATCACCGTCGCCGGAATGGGACTCCCACGGCCTTCCCGCCAACATTGTGGTGCAGCTGAACAAGCTCAGTGGTTTCAAGAAGTACAAGATCTCCGACATCTCGTTCTTCGACCGGAGCCGCCGGGTCAGGATCAATGCACCTGACGACTCTTTCTTCGAGTTGGTGTCGCTTCGCCCCGCCGGTGTGTACACGAAATCGCAGCTGCAGAAGGAGGTGAAAACCCTAGCCTCCTGCGGAATGTTCGAGAAGGTCGACATGGAAGGGAAGACCAACCCTGACGGAACCATCTCCCTCACCATCGCTTTCACGGAGAGCACCTGGCAGTCTGCCGAGAAGTTCCGCTGCATCAACGTCGGCCTCATGGCTCAGTCCAAGCCCATCGAGATGGACCCCGACATGACTGACAAGGAGAGACTCGAGTACCACAG GTTTCGAGAGAGGAACTACAAGAGGAGGATGGAGAGGGCAAGGCCATGTCTTTTGCCAATGTCAGTTCATAGGGAGATAGCAGACATGTTGAGGAGCCAGGGAGCAGTTAGTGCCAGGTTGCTTCAAAGGATAAGGGACCATGTCCAGAAGTGGTACCATGATGAAGGGTATGCTTGTGCCCAGGTTGTAAACTTTGGGAACCTCAATACCCAGGAGGTTGTTTGCGAGGTTGTGGAAGGGGATATTACCCAATTGACCATTATGTTCCTGGACAAGCTTGGGAATGTTGTTGAAGGCAACACCCAAATCCCGGTGGTGCAAAGAGAACTTCCCAGGCAG CTTCGCCCAGGGTACGTTTTTAACATTGAAGCTGCCAAGCAAGCCTTGAGGAACATAAACTCGTCCCTTGCTTTGTTTTCAAAGATTGAGGTGAATCCAAAGCCTGATGAGAAGAGCGAGGGAGGCATTATTGttgaaattaagctaaaagagTTGGATCAGAAAACGGCTGAAGTCAGTACTGAGTGGAGTATTGTCCCTGGACGAGGAGGGCGTCCCACTTTG GCTTCACTGCAGCCAGGAGGAACTGTTACGTTTGAACATCGGAATCTGCAAGGGTTGAATAGATCTGTTTCTGGTTCAGTGACAACTAGCAACTTCTTCAATCCTCAG GATGATCTTGCATTTAAGCTTGAGTATGCACATCCATATTTGGATGGCGTATATGATCCACGCAACCGTACCCTCCGTGTAAGCTGCTTCAACAGCCGAAAGCAGAGTCCAGTATTCACTGGGGGACCAGAGGTGGATGAAGTGCCCCCAATATGGGTTGATCGTGCTGGTCTTAAAGCCAATATCACAGAG AATTTCACACGTCAAAGTAAATTCACTTATGGACTGGTCATGGAAGAGATAACAACACGTGATAAGAGTAGTCATATCTGTGCCAGTGGTCAAAGAGTTTTGCCTAGCGGAGGGATTGCAGATGGACCTCCAACCACGCTCAGTGGTACTGGTATTGATAGGATGGCATTTTTACAGGCAAACATCACACGAGATAATACAAAGTTTGTGAATGGAGCTATAGTTGGAGAAAGGAATGTGTTCCAG GCCATCGAAGCAGTTGACTGGAATTTCGCCCGTGTGTTGATCTTTGGATTTGAGAATAAATGTTCTGCCTAA
- the LOC112788284 gene encoding protein TOC75, chloroplastic isoform X1, which produces MNSSFAANHLITTPTLPPPCRTSSYLKCQLPSSSSSDHTKDHSNSTLIKTLSTTFALSSAASIVVFSTSPLRSLLPDASGHFSSGSGGNAGNGGNTGGGGGGGGGGWFGDDGSFWSRLFCLSPAIAADESPSPEWDSHGLPANIVVQLNKLSGFKKYKISDISFFDRSRRVRINAPDDSFFELVSLRPAGVYTKSQLQKEVKTLASCGMFEKVDMEGKTNPDGTISLTIAFTESTWQSAEKFRCINVGLMAQSKPIEMDPDMTDKERLEYHRFRERNYKRRMERARPCLLPMSVHREIADMLRSQGAVSARLLQRIRDHVQKWYHDEGYACAQVVNFGNLNTQEVVCEVVEGDITQLTIMFLDKLGNVVEGNTQIPVVQRELPRQLRPGYVFNIEAAKQALRNINSSLALFSKIEVNPKPDEKSEGGIIVEIKLKELDQKTAEVSTEWSIVPGRGGRPTLASLQPGGTVTFEHRNLQGLNRSVSGSVTTSNFFNPQDDLAFKLEYAHPYLDGVYDPRNRTLRVSCFNSRKQSPVFTGGPEVDEVPPIWVDRAGLKANITENFTRQSKFTYGLVMEEITTRDKSSHICASGQRVLPSGGIADGPPTTLSGTGIDRMAFLQANITRDNTKFVNGAIVGERNVFQVDQGLGIGSNFPFFNRHQLTITRFIQLMQVEKAAGKPPPPVVVLHGHYAGCVGDLPSYDAFPLGGPYSVRGYNMGELGAARNILELAAELRVPVKGTHAYAFVEHGNDLGSSKDVKGNPTEVYRRMGHGSSYGVGLKLGLVRAEYAVDHNSGTGAVFFRFGERF; this is translated from the exons ATGAACTCCTCCTTCGCCGCCAACCACCTCATCACCACCCCGACCCTCCCCCCTCCGTGCCGCACATCCTCTTACCTCAAATGCCAGCTCCCTTCTTCATCCTCCTCTGACCACACCAAAGATCACTCCAATTCCACTCTCATCAAAACCCTTTCCACCACCTTCGCTCTCTCCTCCGCTGCCTCCATCGTCGTTTTCTCCACCTCCCCTCTCCGCTCCCTCCTCCCTGATGCATCCGGACATTTCTCCTCCGGCAGTGGTGGTAATGCAGGAAATGGCGGCAACACTGGCGGCGGCGGCGGTGGAGGCGGAGGAGGCTGGTTTGGCGACGATGGATCCTTCTGGTCAAGACTCTTCTGTCTATCTCCGGCCATCGCCGCCGACGAATCACCGTCGCCGGAATGGGACTCCCACGGCCTTCCCGCCAACATTGTGGTGCAGCTGAACAAGCTCAGTGGTTTCAAGAAGTACAAGATCTCCGACATCTCGTTCTTCGACCGGAGCCGCCGGGTCAGGATCAATGCACCTGACGACTCTTTCTTCGAGTTGGTGTCGCTTCGCCCCGCCGGTGTGTACACGAAATCGCAGCTGCAGAAGGAGGTGAAAACCCTAGCCTCCTGCGGAATGTTCGAGAAGGTCGACATGGAAGGGAAGACCAACCCTGACGGAACCATCTCCCTCACCATCGCTTTCACGGAGAGCACCTGGCAGTCTGCCGAGAAGTTCCGCTGCATCAACGTCGGCCTCATGGCTCAGTCCAAGCCCATCGAGATGGACCCCGACATGACTGACAAGGAGAGACTCGAGTACCACAG GTTTCGAGAGAGGAACTACAAGAGGAGGATGGAGAGGGCAAGGCCATGTCTTTTGCCAATGTCAGTTCATAGGGAGATAGCAGACATGTTGAGGAGCCAGGGAGCAGTTAGTGCCAGGTTGCTTCAAAGGATAAGGGACCATGTCCAGAAGTGGTACCATGATGAAGGGTATGCTTGTGCCCAGGTTGTAAACTTTGGGAACCTCAATACCCAGGAGGTTGTTTGCGAGGTTGTGGAAGGGGATATTACCCAATTGACCATTATGTTCCTGGACAAGCTTGGGAATGTTGTTGAAGGCAACACCCAAATCCCGGTGGTGCAAAGAGAACTTCCCAGGCAG CTTCGCCCAGGGTACGTTTTTAACATTGAAGCTGCCAAGCAAGCCTTGAGGAACATAAACTCGTCCCTTGCTTTGTTTTCAAAGATTGAGGTGAATCCAAAGCCTGATGAGAAGAGCGAGGGAGGCATTATTGttgaaattaagctaaaagagTTGGATCAGAAAACGGCTGAAGTCAGTACTGAGTGGAGTATTGTCCCTGGACGAGGAGGGCGTCCCACTTTG GCTTCACTGCAGCCAGGAGGAACTGTTACGTTTGAACATCGGAATCTGCAAGGGTTGAATAGATCTGTTTCTGGTTCAGTGACAACTAGCAACTTCTTCAATCCTCAG GATGATCTTGCATTTAAGCTTGAGTATGCACATCCATATTTGGATGGCGTATATGATCCACGCAACCGTACCCTCCGTGTAAGCTGCTTCAACAGCCGAAAGCAGAGTCCAGTATTCACTGGGGGACCAGAGGTGGATGAAGTGCCCCCAATATGGGTTGATCGTGCTGGTCTTAAAGCCAATATCACAGAG AATTTCACACGTCAAAGTAAATTCACTTATGGACTGGTCATGGAAGAGATAACAACACGTGATAAGAGTAGTCATATCTGTGCCAGTGGTCAAAGAGTTTTGCCTAGCGGAGGGATTGCAGATGGACCTCCAACCACGCTCAGTGGTACTGGTATTGATAGGATGGCATTTTTACAGGCAAACATCACACGAGATAATACAAAGTTTGTGAATGGAGCTATAGTTGGAGAAAGGAATGTGTTCCAG GTTGATCAAGGCCTTGGCATTGGCAGCAACTTCCCATTCTTTAACCGTCATCAGTTAACCATTACACGATTTATCCAGTTGATGCAAGTCGAGAAAGCGGCTGGGAAACCACCACCGCCAGTGGTTGTCCTTCATGGCCACTACGCTGGATGTGTAGGTGACCTTCCAAGTTATGATGCTTTTCCTCTTGGAGGTCCCTATTCTGTAAGGGGTTATAACATGGGTGAGCTTGGAGCAGCCAGAAACATCCTCGAG CTAGCAGCTGAGCTACGGGTACCTGTTAAAGGTACACATGCTTATGCGTTTGTTGAGCATGGCAATGATCTAGGAAGCTCAAAGGATGTCAAAGGGAATCCTACGGAAGTCTACAGGCGAATGGGTCACGGATCTTCTTATGGTGTTGGTCTCAAACTTGGATTGGTAAGAGCAGAATATGCCGTTGATCATAACTCGGGAACTGGtgcagtttttttccgttttggGGAGAGATTTTGA
- the LOC112788267 gene encoding transcription factor PCL1: protein MGEEVRMTDYQDDDGVADWELGLPAAHDLTPLSQLLIPPELASAFSISPEPHRSLVDVNRASKNTFSTLRTGVNAFSSSNLNPFQDEGNDPAGDDEEEIDPAGSGSNSRKLRKVDCAEEADSVPRTDSAAAVKRPRLVWTPQLHKRFVDVVAHLGIKNAVPKTIMQLMNVEGLTRENVASHLQKYRLYLKRMQGLSADGPSSSDHLFASTPVPQSLNDSGGGGAGGGGSGHSRGNGHLPVPVPMHYPPAAMMPMPMLSMPHGFHHHHVLQQRDWSYPPHVTPNDK from the coding sequence ATGGGTGAGGAAGTTAGGATGACCGACTACCAAGACGACGACGGAGTCGCCGACTGGGAATTGGGCCTTCCGGCGGCCCACGATCTCACCCCGCTCTCTCAGCTCTTGATCCCGCCGGAGCTCGCCTCCGCCTTCAGCATCTCGCCGGAGCCACACCGTTCCCTTGTCGACGTTAACCGCGCCTCAAAGAACACTTTCTCCACCCTCCGTACCGGCGTCAACGCCTTCTCCTCCTCCAACCTCAACCCCTTCCAAGACGAGGGAAACGATCCCGCCGGCGACGACGAGGAAGAGATCGATCCGGCCGGTTCGGGATCCAATTCGAGGAAGCTCCGGAAGGTTGATTGTGCGGAGGAAGCGGATTCTGTGCCGCGCACCGACAGTGCTGCCGCCGTGAAGCGACCGAGGCTTGTGTGGACACCGCAGCTGCACAAGCGATTTGTGGACGTGGTGGCGCACCTAGGGATCAAGAACGCGGTGCCGAAGACGATCATGCAGCTTATGAACGTGGAAGGGTTGACCCGAGAGAACGTCGCCAGCCACCTCCAGAAGTATCGCCTCTATCTTAAGCGGATGCAAGGGCTCTCCGCCGACGGACCTTCTTCCTCCGACCACCTCTTCGCCTCCACGCCGGTTCCTCAAAGCCTCAATGACAGCGGCGGAGGAGGAGCAGGAGGAGGTGGAAGTGGCCACTCCCGTGGGAACGGGCACCTTCCGGTTCCGGTCCCGATGCATTATCCTCCGGCGGCAATGATGCCAATGCCGATGCTCAGCATGCCACATGGCTTTCATCATCACCATGTGTTGCAGCAGAGGGATTGGTCCTACCCACCACATGTCACTCCTAATGATAAATGA
- the LOC140181357 gene encoding secreted RxLR effector protein 161-like: protein MDYSIHLSKTSGDPYHDASVYRRLIGKLQYLTNTRLDIAFAVDKLSQYLDSPTVEHHKVAMRILHYLKNALATGLFFPLTTDFKLTGFADADWATCLDTRRSVSGYCFFLGTTLVSWKSTEQQIVSWSSSEAEYCTLANATCEGLWLLRLLEVLGVSHNDLFILYIASQSALHMAANSILHERTKHIEADCHIVQDKAHEGVLKLLPVTSANQTADLLTKTLAPGPFSSCFSKLGLLDIHTPSLRGEY from the coding sequence ATGGATTACTCGATTCATCTCTCGAAAACTTCTGGGGACCCGTACCATGATGCTTCGGTCTATAGGAGGCTCATTGGTAAGCTTCAATACCTTACCAACACCAGACTAGACATTGCCTTTGCAGTTGATAAACTGAGTCAATATCTGGACTCTCCGACTGTTGAACACCACAAAGTAGCTATGCGGATACTCCATTACTTGAAGAACGCTCTAGCCACTGGGTTGTTCTTCCCTCTAACCACCGATTTCAAGCTCACGGGGTTTGCTGATGCTGATTGGGCGACATGTCTCGACACTAGGCGGTCTGTCTCGGGATATTGTTTCTTTCTTGGCACTACTTTGGTATCTTGGAAGAGCACCGAGCAACAAATTGTATCTTGGTCATCCTCTGAAGCTGAGTACTGTACTTTGGCGAACGCCACCTGTGAAGGGCTGTGGCTCCTTCGGCTACTAGAGGTGCTTGGAGTCTCTCACAATGACCTTTTTATTCTTTACATCGCCAGTCAATCTGCACTACACATGGCTGCCAATTCTATCTTACATGAGCGCACAAAGCATATTGAAGCGGACTGCCATATTGTCCAAGATAAAGCGCATGAGGGTGTTCTCAAACTATTGCCAGTAACCTCAGCCAACCAAACAGCCGACCTCCTCACTAAGACTCTGGCACCAGGACCTTTTAGTTCATGTTTCTCCAAACTAGGATTGTTAGATATTCACACTCCTAGTTTGAGGGGGGAATATTAG
- the LOC112788251 gene encoding pentatricopeptide repeat-containing protein At5g59600 isoform X1 — translation MHAFHKTTLLPRIPITNAIIRRSFRSDPLFYAQLIQTYARDRALHHGKKLHAHLITNGIACFSLVASNLVSFYACCGQLSHARKLFDKIPKTNVRRWISFIGTCARCSFHHEAIAVFSEMLATQTPNPNAVFVIPSVLKACGHVGDQITGQKIHGLILKCCFEVDPFVSSSLIVMYSKCLRVGDARKVFDGMEVKDLVALNALVAGYSQVGLAGDAWSLVERMRLMGVNPNLVTWNSLLSGFSQKCDLAMVSEIFRLMTKDGVVPDVVSWTSVISGFVQNFRNEEAFDTFKQMLRHGFCPTSATISTLLPACATVERMRIGKEIHGYALAIGIEEDIYVRSALVDMYAKCGFISEARTLFGIMPEKNTVTWNSIIFGYANHGYCDEAIELFNQMEMEGKAKLDHLTFTAILTACVHAGDIELGQSLFKTMQEKYGIEPRLEHYACMVDLLGRAGKVDEAYCMIKAMPIEPDLFVWGALLAACRNHGHVELAEVAAKHLLEVEPESVGNRLLLTGVYADVGKWAKVERVKKRMKKGKQRKFQGLSWIERTGCVVSCSSSGNSYNISWEAPLDDPAKQIMLKVNEPLSLLTM, via the exons ATGCACGCTTTCCATAAAACCACACTACTCCCCAGGATTCCCATAACAAACGCCATCATCCGCCGCTCCTTCCGATCAGATCCCTTATTCTATGCCCAACTCATCCAAACCTACGCTCGTGATCGAGCGTTGCACCACGGCAAGAAGCTCCACGCCCACCTAATCACCAACGGCATCGCTTGCTTCAGCCTTGTCGCTTCCAACTTAGTTTCCTTCTATGCTTGCTGCGGCCAACTCTCCCATGCGCGAAAACTGTTCGATAAAATTCCGAAAACAAATGTGCGCCGGTGGATTTCCTTCATCGGAACCTGCGCTCGCTGCAGCTTCCACCACGAGGCCATTGCCGTGTTCTCAGAGATGCTGGCAACCCAAACGCCCAATCCCAATGCGGTTTTCGTCATTCCAAGTGTTCTCAAAGCTTGCGGCCATGTCGGGGACCAAATCACGGGTCAGAAGATACATGGGTTGATTCTGAAGTGTTGTTTTGAGGTTGACCCTTTTGTGTCTAGCTCGTTGATTGTAATGTACTCGAAGTGCTTGAGAGTTGGGGACGCGCGCAAGGTGTTTGACGGAATGGAGGTTAAGGATTTGGTGGCTTTGAACGCACTTGTTGCTGGGTACTCCCAAGTGGGGCTTGCGGGTGATGCTTGGAGTTTGGTGGAGAGGATGAGATTGATGGGTGTGAATCCAAATCTAGTGACTTGGAATAGTTTACTATCTGGGTTTTCGCAAAAATGTGACCTTGCTATGGTTTCTGAAATTTTCAGGTTGATGACTAAGGATGGTGTGGTCCCTGATGTGGTGTCTTGGACTTCTGTTATATCTGGGTTTGTGCAGAATTTTCGTAATGAAGAAGCTTTCGACACTTTCAAGCAAATGTTGCGTCATGGGTTCTGCCCAACTTCGGCTACTATCAGCACTCTTCTCCCTGCATGTGCCACTGTCGAAAGAATGAGGATTGGGAAGGAGATTCATGGCTACGCTCTGGCAATTGGGATAGAGGAAGATATATATGTGAGGAGTGCTCTTGTTGACATGTATGCAAAATGTGGCTTCATCTCTGAAGCTAGAACACTTTTTGGTATTATGCCAGAGAAGAACACAGTTACTTGGAACTCTATCATTTTTGGGTATGCCAATCACGGGTATTGTGATGAAGCCATTGAGCTCTTCAATCAAATGGAGATGGAAGGGAAAGCCAAGCTGGATCATTTAACTTTCACTGCGATTCTCACAGCATGCGTCCATGCCGGTGACATTGAACTTGGGCAGAGTCTGTTCAAGACTATGCAAGAGAAGTATGGAATTGAGCCACGTCTGGAGCATTATGCATGTATGGTGGATCTTCTTGGTAGAGCCGGGAAGGTTGACGAAGCGTACTGCATGATCAAGGCAATGCCAATTGAGCCTGATCTGTTTGTGTGGGGTGCATTGCTGGCTGCTTGCAGAAATCATGGGCATGTGGAGCTTGCAGAAGTGGCAGCTAAGCATCTGCTGGAGGTGGAGCCTGAGAGTGTTGGGAATCGTCTTCTATTGACGGGTGTGTATGCTGATGTAGGCAAGTGGGCAAAGGTTGAGAGGGtcaagaagaggatgaagaagggGAAACAGAGAAAATTCCAAGGGTTGAGTTGGATAG AAAGAACAGGATGCGTTGTTTCATGCTCCTCATCAGGCAACAGTTACAATATCTCTTGGGAGGCACCGTTGGACGACCCAGCGAAGCAAATAATGCTTAAGGTTAACGAGCCATTGAGTTTACTTACGATGtaa
- the LOC112788251 gene encoding pentatricopeptide repeat-containing protein At5g59600 isoform X2, with amino-acid sequence MHAFHKTTLLPRIPITNAIIRRSFRSDPLFYAQLIQTYARDRALHHGKKLHAHLITNGIACFSLVASNLVSFYACCGQLSHARKLFDKIPKTNVRRWISFIGTCARCSFHHEAIAVFSEMLATQTPNPNAVFVIPSVLKACGHVGDQITGQKIHGLILKCCFEVDPFVSSSLIVMYSKCLRVGDARKVFDGMEVKDLVALNALVAGYSQVGLAGDAWSLVERMRLMGVNPNLVTWNSLLSGFSQKCDLAMVSEIFRLMTKDGVVPDVVSWTSVISGFVQNFRNEEAFDTFKQMLRHGFCPTSATISTLLPACATVERMRIGKEIHGYALAIGIEEDIYVRSALVDMYAKCGFISEARTLFGIMPEKNTVTWNSIIFGYANHGYCDEAIELFNQMEMEGKAKLDHLTFTAILTACVHAGDIELGQSLFKTMQEKYGIEPRLEHYACMVDLLGRAGKVDEAYCMIKAMPIEPDLFVWGALLAACRNHGHVELAEVAAKHLLEVEPESVGNRLLLTGVYADVGKWAKVERVKKRMKKGKQRKFQGLSWIGKVSGFCFCRKNRMRCFMLLIRQQLQYLLGGTVGRPSEANNA; translated from the exons ATGCACGCTTTCCATAAAACCACACTACTCCCCAGGATTCCCATAACAAACGCCATCATCCGCCGCTCCTTCCGATCAGATCCCTTATTCTATGCCCAACTCATCCAAACCTACGCTCGTGATCGAGCGTTGCACCACGGCAAGAAGCTCCACGCCCACCTAATCACCAACGGCATCGCTTGCTTCAGCCTTGTCGCTTCCAACTTAGTTTCCTTCTATGCTTGCTGCGGCCAACTCTCCCATGCGCGAAAACTGTTCGATAAAATTCCGAAAACAAATGTGCGCCGGTGGATTTCCTTCATCGGAACCTGCGCTCGCTGCAGCTTCCACCACGAGGCCATTGCCGTGTTCTCAGAGATGCTGGCAACCCAAACGCCCAATCCCAATGCGGTTTTCGTCATTCCAAGTGTTCTCAAAGCTTGCGGCCATGTCGGGGACCAAATCACGGGTCAGAAGATACATGGGTTGATTCTGAAGTGTTGTTTTGAGGTTGACCCTTTTGTGTCTAGCTCGTTGATTGTAATGTACTCGAAGTGCTTGAGAGTTGGGGACGCGCGCAAGGTGTTTGACGGAATGGAGGTTAAGGATTTGGTGGCTTTGAACGCACTTGTTGCTGGGTACTCCCAAGTGGGGCTTGCGGGTGATGCTTGGAGTTTGGTGGAGAGGATGAGATTGATGGGTGTGAATCCAAATCTAGTGACTTGGAATAGTTTACTATCTGGGTTTTCGCAAAAATGTGACCTTGCTATGGTTTCTGAAATTTTCAGGTTGATGACTAAGGATGGTGTGGTCCCTGATGTGGTGTCTTGGACTTCTGTTATATCTGGGTTTGTGCAGAATTTTCGTAATGAAGAAGCTTTCGACACTTTCAAGCAAATGTTGCGTCATGGGTTCTGCCCAACTTCGGCTACTATCAGCACTCTTCTCCCTGCATGTGCCACTGTCGAAAGAATGAGGATTGGGAAGGAGATTCATGGCTACGCTCTGGCAATTGGGATAGAGGAAGATATATATGTGAGGAGTGCTCTTGTTGACATGTATGCAAAATGTGGCTTCATCTCTGAAGCTAGAACACTTTTTGGTATTATGCCAGAGAAGAACACAGTTACTTGGAACTCTATCATTTTTGGGTATGCCAATCACGGGTATTGTGATGAAGCCATTGAGCTCTTCAATCAAATGGAGATGGAAGGGAAAGCCAAGCTGGATCATTTAACTTTCACTGCGATTCTCACAGCATGCGTCCATGCCGGTGACATTGAACTTGGGCAGAGTCTGTTCAAGACTATGCAAGAGAAGTATGGAATTGAGCCACGTCTGGAGCATTATGCATGTATGGTGGATCTTCTTGGTAGAGCCGGGAAGGTTGACGAAGCGTACTGCATGATCAAGGCAATGCCAATTGAGCCTGATCTGTTTGTGTGGGGTGCATTGCTGGCTGCTTGCAGAAATCATGGGCATGTGGAGCTTGCAGAAGTGGCAGCTAAGCATCTGCTGGAGGTGGAGCCTGAGAGTGTTGGGAATCGTCTTCTATTGACGGGTGTGTATGCTGATGTAGGCAAGTGGGCAAAGGTTGAGAGGGtcaagaagaggatgaagaagggGAAACAGAGAAAATTCCAAGGGTTGAGTTGGATAG GTAAGGTGTCTGGGTTTTGCTTCTGCAGAAAGAACAGGATGCGTTGTTTCATGCTCCTCATCAGGCAACAGTTACAATATCTCTTGGGAGGCACCGTTGGACGACCCAGCGAAGCAAATAATGCTTAA
- the LOC140183686 gene encoding uncharacterized protein: MAQLERPQRPGVETSKTPTIHTMEQLLRGEGSKVSPKGSKLSPTGSKMSTNTATLSSSSTSSTSNSSPFFNKLRHHDSEEDHSPNQKKSVLAKVKEKAKKLCHSLSKKKHDDGNQTPSPSSGLEDEITHDEAEYHGAPMYESEKAHQPKSGLGMQEKCLTRSFSKRTTHPATVANAAAGAATSTNTIDAGSNRVATTRTLAHELNKGSHSMTSKFQGLTIYKPDELHTSTSPKDGTQSSFFVSAPSTPPKTSSQTSPSAARIWSAPVTPKTLAPVSPQTPSCSSAPTTGRYASPGSQIWDKGVSVKEYLMNKLEPGEDEKALSQVISEAMSPKRTPGDAGVMEKVREAVTSLLRTEEPKQEDTTTTITTTDTNIASTSYQNPVSISAARSSSQIPVSTNALEVVQEENHERILQAN, from the exons ATGGCTCAACTCGAACGCCCTCAGAGACCTGGTGTTGAAACTTCAAAAACTCCCACCATCCATACCATGGAACAACTCCTCCGAG GAGAAGGGTCTAAAGTGTCACCAAAAGGTTCTAAGCTATCGCCAACAGGTTCTAAGATGTCAACCAACACTGCCACCTTGTCCTCCTCCTCCACCTCCTCCACTTCTAATTCATCACCTTTTTTCAATAAGTTGAGGCACCATGACTCGGAAGAAGACCATAGCCCGAACCAGAAGAAATCAGTCCTTGCCAAAGTGAAGGAGAAGGCTAAGAAATTGTGTCACAGCCTCAGCAAGAAAAAGCACGACGATGGAAACCAAACTCCCTCACCCAGCTCTGGCTTGGAAGACGAAATAACACACGACGAAGCTGAATACCATGGAGCTCCAA TGTACGAATCTGAGAAGGCACATCAACCAAAATCAGGTCTAGGAATGCAAGAAAAATGTTTAACTCGGTCATTCTCCAAGAGAACAACTCATCCAGCAACTGTGGCTAATGCTGCAGCTGGAGCTGCTACTAGCACCAATACTATTGATGCTGGTTCGAACAGGGTAGCGACGACTAGAACCTTAGCTCATGAACTGAACAAAGGATCACACTCTATGACTTCCAAGTTTCAAGGCCTCACTATTTACAAACCTGATGAGCTTCACACTTCAACATCACCAAAGGATGGAACTCAAAGTAGTTTCTTTGTTTCTGCTCCAAGTACTCCTCCAAAGACATCTTCCCAAACTTCTCCAAGCGCAGCACGAATTTGGTCAGCTCCAGTGACCCCAAAAACTTTAGCTCCAGTGTCACCACAGACTCCTTCATGTTCATCTGCTCCAACCACTGGCAGGTATGCCAGCCCTGGCTCGCAGATATGGGATAAGGGTGTTTCGGTGAAAGAGTACTTGATGAACAAGCTTGAGCCGGGAGAAGATGAAAAAGCTTTGTCTCAGGTGATATCTGAGGCCATGAGTCCAAAGAGAACTCCTGGTGATGCAGGTGTGATGGAGAAGGTGAGAGAAGCTGTAACTTCTTTGCTCCGAACTGAGGAACCAAAACAAGAAGACACAACAACCACTATCACGACCACTGACACCAACATTGCAAGCACATCCTATCAAAACCCAGTATCTATCAGTGCTGCTCGCAGTTCATCTCAAATTCCAGTATCTACCAATGCTCTAGAAG TGGTTCAGGAAGAAAACCATGAAAGAATTCTTCAGGCAAATTGA